Within the Bremerella sp. JC817 genome, the region GCCGAATGGTATCGGTCTTCGTGAAACGTATCGAACAAAAGAAAGCAGGCGTCGAGTAGCTTCCGCCTTCGCTTTCACCCAGGTTCTAACCTTTCCAATTTTCATCAAGGCAAACCCAAGCCATGCTGGCTGAATCGACTGAATCCGAGAGCAATTCCATTTCGCTGTTTGAAGCATTTGGAGTCGAAGTCGAGTACATGATTGTTCACGATACGTCGCTCGATGTCGCCCCGATTGCCGACCAGGTCTTGCGCGACGAAGAGGGGCAGCCGAGTGAAGAAGTCGAGCATGGCGATATCGCCTGGTCGAACGAATTGGCCGCCCACGTCGTCGAACTGAAGACCAACGGTCCAGCCCCCAGCTTTGCCGGCCTGGCCCAGAAATTCCAGGCGAACGTGAACGAGATCAACGCGTCGCTTGGTCAGATTGGTGCGCTTTTGATGCCAAGTGCCATGCATCCGTGGATGCGTCCAGAACTGGAAATGAAGCTGTGGCCTTATGGCTACAACGAAGTCTACGAAGCGTTCAACGTCATTTTCAACTGCACTGGTCACGGTTGGGCCAATCTGCAAAGCTGCCACTTAAACCTGCCTTTCGCGACGGACGAAGAGTTCGGCCGATTGCATGCGGCCATTCGTTTGCTGCTGCCGATCTTGCCGGCCCTGACCGCCAGCAGTCCGGTTTGCGAACGCCAAATGACGCCGCACCTGGATCATCGCTTGGAAACGTATCGCCACAATGCCGACCGAATCCCTCAGGTCGCCGGGCATGTTATTCCTGAAGCCGTTTTCACGCGGAAGGATTACGAAGAGCAGATCCTGCAGCCGATCTACGACGCGATGGCTCCGCTCGACTTGCCAGGCGTACTGCGGCATGAATGGGCCAACAGTCGCGGTGCGATCGCTCGTTTCATGCGAAACACGATCGAAATCCGCGTGATGGACGTGCAAGAGCATCCCGCCGCCGACGTGGCGATCTGCCAGTTGGTAGCCAACGTGGCCAAGGCATTGACCGAAGAGAAATGGAGCTCGACGGCCGAGCAGCAAAAGGCGGAAACGAAGCGACTGAAAGAGATCTTCCTGAACGTGATCGACGACGCCGACGAAACAGTGATTGTCGATCCCGACTACCTGCAGCACTTCGGCTGGACGGAAGGGACCTGTACCGCCAACCAGTTGTGGCGATCGTTGGCCGATCAGTTTCCGGTAGAAGAAAAGCCACTGGCCGATGCCTTGCAGGTCATCCTCGAAGAAGGAACCTTGGCCCATCGCATCGTGCGGACACTGCATGGCAAGTTCGAGAGCCGGCTGTTGCCAGTTTACCGCGAACTGTGCGGTTGCCTCCAGGAAGGTCGCTCGTTCCACGGGCTCGACTAACGCTGCCCGATCACACAACACGAATTGCCATGAAACGATCTTCAACTCGCGTCTTGCTCTTCACCTGCGAACATGGTGGTAACCAGGTGCCTCGCAAGTTCGCTGGGCGGTTTGCGGATCACCAAGACCTCTTGAAGACACATCGTGGCTGGGACCCGGGTGCTTTGAAGACAGCAAAGGCCTTCGCCCAGGCTGCCGACGTCCAGCTGTTTTTCAGTGAGACGACCCGCTTGTTGGTCGACTTGAACCGGTCGGAATGGAACCCGGCATTGATGTCCAGCCTCGTGCCTCCGCCCAACGAGGAGGAGCGAGACGAGATCCTGGAAAAGTGGTATCGGCCGTTCCGTCAGCAGGTACTCGATTGGGTGACCCAGCACGTCCAGCAGAAGCAACAGGTCTGGCACCTTTCGTTTCACAGCTTCACGCCGGAGCTGAACGGGGAAGTCCGCAATGCCGAGATCGGTCTGCTGTACGATCCCCAACGCGAGCCGGAGCGGGCGCTGGCAGCTCGCTGGAAGGAAACGTTACGAGAGACGCTACCGGAGTGCCGGGTCCGGATGAACTATCCCTACCGCGGAATCACGGATGGTCATACGACCGCGTTGCGTAAAAGATTCGGGGCAGGGGAGTACGTCGGAATCGAGCTGGAAGTGAATCAGCTGCTTTATGCCCAAGCGCCGGCCCAGGTCAAACGGCTGATAGCAGGCCTGCAGGGGAGCTTCCTGGCCGCCCACCAGGGGATTTAAGCAGGCGATGCTTGCTTACGAAGAATGGCTGATCGGCACGCTTTACCTTGCTCCGCAATTCCTCCGAGTCTGGACGTAACCGGTTGCCTGCTTGCTACTTGAGATTCCCCCTAGGGATGGTATTCTTACACGTGGCATACAAGGAGGGGCTCTTATTTTTCAGGTCGCTGTCGCGCGCGGTGGCCGGATGGTCTCTCAGCAATAACCTTCAGTTCAAGTTCGGGGGAACGTTGAACGATCGGGATCTTAGGCAAAGGAGAGCAGGCCAGAACAAACGGACTGGTTCGTACGCTCTTTCCGCGTTCTTAGGGCTCAGCAACGCTGAGGATCTCATCGCATCTCTTCCCTGAAACCTGACTGGCACGTGGAATAGGAATTTTGCATGAAGAACCCACCCATCCATTGGTCGGAAGGGATGTTTCTTCGGCCCCATCATTTCCAAGCCCAGGATCGCCACTGGTACGAGTTCCTCGAAAACTCTTTCCGGGACCTGATCCCTTATGCCTATGGGATTCGTTCCATCGAAATCAGCGACCAGGCAATCGCCAATTTCCAGATTGACGTCTCGCACTGCGAAGCCCGGATGCGGGATGGCACGATCATCTCGATCGGCGGCAACGACCAGATGGACCGCGTCGATCTGCGGCAAGGTCTTCAGGGGCTGCAGAACCTGAAAGAGATCTTCCTCGAAAACGAAGTCATTCGAGTCTACCTGGCAGTCCCGCGCGTCAAACTGGGGCACGAGAACACGGCTCGCGATTCTCAATCTTCCCAGACACGCTACTACGAATTCTCGCGCGAGGACGAAGAAGAGAACCGCGGCGGAAACCCTCAAGAGGTCTCGTACCGCGAACTGAACATCCGCATCTTGTTGTCGACCGACGAACTTTCCGGCTACGACTTGCTGCCGATCTGCCAGATCATTCGCAACGAAGCTGACGGCACGCCGCGCATCGATCCGAACTATTGCCCACCTTGCCTGGCAATTGAAGCCTGGACGCCGCTGGGGACCGGCATCGTCCGCCGAACGTTCGATTTGATTGGCGAACGCATCGAACGCTTCCGCAACGACATCTTAAACCAGAACATTACCTGGGACCCGCGCGAGATTGGCGATCTCGAGAAAATGATGCGTCTGCGAACCTTGAACGAAGCCTACGCCGAACTGCGAGTGCTGGGGTTCAGCGATGGGATTCATCCGTTAACGGTCTATACAACCCTTTGCCGAATCGTCGGCCAGTTGGCGATCTTCGACGACAAGCAGCGACGCGTCGAAACGATTCCGAAGTACGACCACGAGAACCTGGCCGAGATCTTCCAGTGGGCCTACAACGAAATTCGCCGTTTAAGCGAAGGTCGCATCGACGCGACCTACGAACATCGCTTCTTCCTGGGAAGCGGCCAGTCGATGCATGTCCAATTGGATCCAAAGTGGTTCGATCCGAGCTGGGAGTGGTACATCGGTTTCGAGGGGGTAAGCATCTCGAAGGAAGATACGTACCAACTGGTAACCCAGGGCTTCCACTGGGTGTTTGGTAGCGGCGAACAGGTCGAAACGCTCTTCCGCAATAACATGCCAGGGGTTCGCTTGCGTCCCGTTGCGCAGCCACCGCGGGTCTTACCGCAAGGTGGCAACTGGGTTTACTTCCAGGTGCAGCGGCAAGGACCGCCATGGGACGATGTCCAACGAACGCAGACGATGGGCTGGCGTTTCCAGGAAGAATACATTCACGATGTCAAAGAACTGCAAGGCAAGAAGCGTCTTGTCTTGAACATTCGGAATCAACTTATCGCGCTGCATGTGGCAGTCTTCGCATTGCGGCACGGAGAGCAGAATCGGGCTTAACCCGCCGGTCGAGTTTAACTTGTCCGGTTTGAATCCGGCGTTGCCCTTCGCCCCTGTTGAACTTTGGAAATCGAGTCAGAATGACCCCCAAATTTGCCAAAGCAGTCGATCCCATCTTTCTCTGTATGCTCGATCTGTTGGATCGGATCGAGCGCGACGGGAACTCGCTCGATCCCAGTCAGGAGCGAATCCGCGTGAAGAAGCGGATCGATACGGCCGAGAATCTGCTCGGACAGACCGCCGAGTGGGAACTGGCGAAGTACGCTTTGGTGGGTTGGATCGATCAGATGCTGATCACCGCGCCATGGAACGGTGCCAACTGGTGGCAGAATAACGACCTGGAATACGAATGCTTCCACAGTGGAAAAGCGTTCGAGCACTTCTTCGTCGCGGCACGTGAAGCCCAAAGCTTGCCGAACAAAGACGCCCTGGAAGTCTATTACGTCTGCGTCGTGCTTGGCTTCCGCGGTTTGTATGGCCATCCGCATTCGCTGCAGTACACCCAGCACTACGGCTTGCCGGCCGACTTGGATACCTGGGCCAAGCAGACCGCTTCGGCACTTCAATTGGCGATTGGTCGTAGCCCGATCATCGATCGTCCTGAGCCCGGCGAAGGGGCTCCACCGCTGACCGGTTACAACAAGCTGATCAACATGACCCTGTTTGCGGTGGTGATGGTCGCGATTTGTATCGGTTACTTTTTGATGTTTGGGGTTAACAAATAGTTGCCGGTGCTGGTTGAAGTCCGGCAGCACGGAACCGAAGGTTCTCGAAAATGATGTCATTCGTTTACAACGTCATCTACTACCTCACTCTTCCGTTTACCGCGTTCAACACGTTGGCCTCGGCCATGCCAGGCGTGCGGAACCTGGGGAAGATCACGGTTCCGACACGCATCGCGCTGTTGGTGTTCCTGTTCCTCTTCTTTGTGCTGATTTCGTTCTGCATCTCGTTCCAGTTTTCAGGCACCTCCGCGCAGTGGACCGACTATTTGCTCGACTGGAAGACCGGCCTGGCCGTGCTCTTTTTGATGATCGTGATCCCGGTCGTTTCGTACTACGTCGTGAAGATCTGGATGGAAGAAGAAACCTCCGACTTCCCCGATATCGATAAGGCCTGGAAGCAAGGTATCCATGAACTCGACAAGCATGGCATTCCTTTGGGAAGTACGCCCTTGTTTTTAGTGCTGGGCAACCAGGACGAGCGTCGCGCCAGCAACTTGATGCGTGCCTCGGGATTTGGTTTCAACGTTTCTGATCCTGCTCAGGGACCGGCCGCGTTGCACTGGTATGCCAATTCCGACGCCATCTTCATCTTTCTGACGAAGGCATCGTGCCTTTCAACACTGGCCGAAGGCTTCCAGCGTCGGACCGGGCCAGGCTCGCAGTTAGCGACACCTTCCATGCGAGAAATCCCAGGCGGGCAAACGATTGTCGCCGGTGCTGGCCAACAAAGTCTGGTCAACGAGCCACTACCAGATCATACGCTCGGTGCGGACGACGACGATCAGCAGCACTTCATGGAAGCTCCTCCGCAAATGGCCGGAATCGGAGCGACGATGAACTTTGGTCAAGGACTCGACGCGGGGCAGACGATGGCGTTCAGTCCCGATGCCCCAGCACCTGGCATGGCCAGCATGCGGCAATCGAAGGCCGATCTGACCGATCAGATGGAACGCTTGAAGTACGTTTGTACGTTGATCAACAAAGCCCGTCGCCCGGTCTGTCCGATCAATGGATTGCTGGTCACAGTGCCGTTTGAACTGGTCGAAGATGCCAGCGAACCGGTTCAAGTCGCGATTCAAAGCGACCTGGATGTGATCCGCGGCATGACCCGTTTGCGATGCAGCGTGACGGCCCTGGTTACCGAAATGGAAAGTGCCCCAGGCTTCCTCGAACTGATTCGACGCGTCGGCGAAAAGCGAGCCCAGGAACAACGCTTCGGCAAAGGTTTCAATGTCTGGAATCCTCCGATCGCCGAGCAGTTGGAAGCGGTCTCGCAGCATGCGACCGGGGCGTTCGAGGATTGGACTTACCTGCTGTTTCGCGAGAAAGATGGTCTTCGTCGGCCTGGCAATCCCAAACTGTTCGAACTGCTGTGTAAGATTCGGGGGCGATTCAGCGAGTGCCTGACGAACATTGTCGCCAACTCGTTTGGTTACGAGCCGGATAAGAATCCACGTGCGGCCCACAACTCGCTGCTGTTCAGCGGTTGTTATTTCGCAGCGACTGGCGACACCAAAGATCGCCAGGCCTTCGTGCGGAGCGTGCTGTATCGCGTGATGGAGCAAGACGCCGAGCTCGATTGGAGCTACGAGGCACTGGAAGAAAACAGCAGTGCCGACTTCGCGGCAAACGTGGCCGCGCTCATTGGTGGAGTCTGTTTGCTACTGCTGATTGGGATGGGACTCAACGCGGCGTTCGGCGAATACATGCCTTGGAATCAGGATGGCTAACGATGCAAAACACGGCTCGGCAAATCTACCTGGGAATGCTGGTTCTATTGCTGTTGCCGATGATCGGCTGCGGTGGATGCTCTCAAGAAAAGCAGATTGTGCTGGTCATCTCTGGTACAGAAACGAGCGAGCAGCGTAAAGCCATCCAGGAGAATACCTCCGCCTGGTTGGACGGATCCCAAAGCTACTTCACGCTAGGGTACGAGTCAGGCGGAGTCTATACGCTGAAGATTTCGCCCGTCGAAGACGTTCAAGCGGCCGCGGAAAAGATTGACTTTGGTACGGTCACAAAGATCGAAGACCGTACCATCTACGTCGAGTATCACCCTCCAGCCGATGCCGAAGAGTAACGGAAGCCTTGCTATTTCAGCAGTTCCAGCGTTTCGATCACGAACGAGGCGTGCACGATGATAGCCAGCCCGAACTGATGATGGGTTTTGATCGTCATATAGTTCCCCTTCATCGTGTCGTTCAGAAACCGCTGGCCATGCACGACTCCCATAATCAGTGGCTGCTCTGCGGATCCTTCTTCTTCGCCGGCAAGCGTCGTAAAGACCGGCCCGCCGCTGTCACCGCTGAAGATACTGGTGCTGATGTAAAACGTCTTGGTCTTGCTGGTTGGCAGGACTGGGAACGATGCCAATGGACCGTTTCGCAAAATTGCGAAGCCTGCCTCGCTCGATTCTTCGCGATGCGGATAGCCCAGCATGGTCAACTTGCGGCCTGGGTGCACACCCTTGGTTCGCAGATGTTCTTCGGTTGCCAACAAGCTGGTTGGCAGATGTGGAAGGTCGGCGTCTGCTGGCGGAGTCACGTAGATCGCGGCGACGTCTTGTTCCGGGTGGTTTACCCACAGCGGCTTGTCATCTTTGCGGATGGCGAGCGGAACCAATTGCTTCTTGTACTCTCCTTCCGCTGTTTTAATGCGAAAGACGACCGAGGTTTCATCGCCGTTGGTTTTGTCGAGCACGTGCTTGGCTGTCACCAGGATGAAGGTTTTGCCTTCGTCAGGCGTCAGAATGAAACCAGTCCCGGTGGAACCAGGATTACTCAGTTTCACCGTGGCCCGGAACATGAGCGTGGTGGGATCTTCCGACTCGGCATGCAGCGGCGATGTCAGCAGGGAAGCAGAAACGAGCAGGGCCAAGAGCACGAGAGAAACAGTCTTCAACATGGCAATCGATTTTCAAATTCAGGTGGCAGGTCTAGGAGCGGGGCTCAAGGCGAATGGCTTGTTGCTTCCCAGTTTCGCAGCCAATCGTCGCGAGAAACCGGCAAGCGTATCAGCTTCGGGAGGGTGGTTGGTTAACAGCCCAGACTAGTTGTCCGCGGCCGGCATGGAAAGCCCGCTTCTGGTTTTCGGAGCACGGCCCAAAAGTAGAGGGCCTGGTGATGGATTGGATCCCGCTGCCAAATTGCCCTACGCTTGGACGGTACGCGTTCGATTCATGGTAGCTTTTCCGACGGCGAAGGAATCTGGCGATGCGACAGGTCGAAGAGTATCAGGCGATTCAAGCAATTTCTAAAGAAGTCTTAGCAGAAATCGGGGCGAGCCTTGTCGTATCCGATACGGAAGCGACCATCGCCCGTCGTGCCCAGCAGTTGCTGGCCGATCGCGGTATTACCGATACGTGGTACCACGATTGTCCGGCCCTGGTGTTAGCCGGAACACGATCTTGTCTTTCGCTCTCGGGACGCGACTACGTGCCTGCCGACGAGCCTCTCGGGAATTTCAACCTGGTGACCGTCGACTTGAGTCCCTGTCGAGAAGGCATCTGGGGTGACTGTGCCCGAAGCTTCTACGTTGAAAATGGCCACTCTGTCAGCGAGCCTGAAGATGCCGAGTTCCAGCAAGGCAAAGCAGCCCTCAACACCTTGCATAGTCGCCTGCAACAGTTCGCTAAACCAGATATGAGCTTCGATGATCTTGGGCGATTCATGAAGAACGAAATTCAGGAACTCCGATTCGTGGAGCTCGACTTTCTCAGCAACTATGGCCATACGATCGAAACGGATCTGGCTGCACGCAGTTATATCGAGAAGGGCAATCCACGAAGTTTGCGTTCGGTGGATCTATTCACGTTCGAACCCCATATTCGACCAGTCGAAGGACGATGGGGTTTCAAGCACGAAGAGATCTATTACTTCGAAGGCGAGGTCCTCCGCGTATTGTGAGCGGACGAGGAGCGTTCAAGAAATAAAAACGGCCTGAGAGAACTCAGGCCGTTTTCTTGATTCATTGAAGAGCCGGGTCTAGCGATTAGAAGTCGGAGACGACTTCGCCACCGGCACGCGTGCCGAGCGAACGCCAGATGGTCAGGTCGATCGTTTCGCTGATCGAGCGACTGCTGCCGTCGAACATCACGACGTCGACGACGCCTGGGTGCCAGCTTCGCGAGGTGACGATCGAGTAGGTCGGGCTACCAGCGTTGCCGTCCTTACCTTCCTGCCACGAATTGAAGTCGCACTCTTCGTACGTAGTTCCGCCGTTAGAGCACGAGGTCTTCGCGTTCGGTGGCATCGTGACGGTGAAGCCGGTGTGATGTACGCGACCGTCAGGCCATTCCGTGTGCCCGGTGTTCTTGAACTCGTCGCCGGAAGCGATGATCGCTTCGGCATCGGCGATCGTGTTCGGAATGGTCGTCGTCGACGGGCCGCCATTGCGGAAGTAAGGTGTCCAGGCCTTTACTTCAGCACCCAGCAGCGTGTTGGATGAACCATCGGTCGCGTCGCGGAACGACAAGCTCGAGTTCGGATAGAACAGCCCGTTGCCACCTTGCTTGTTGGAAGGATTGAAGACGAACCAGGTACCGTAATTGAAGCCATAGCTGGTCGGCCACAGTTTCACCTTGCCGCCGCCTGGGTCGCGTTCGCGACCAGCACCGGGATCACTTGGGCAGCCATAACCAGGGATCTTCAGGCCATCGATCGCCGTCTGGAAGTCCCAGGCAATCGTGATGTCGACGTTGTCGTACAGGTTGCCTTGTTCCAGAAACTGCAAAATTCGACCATGCACGCCCCACGACCCGTTACTGGCACTGGTGGATGTCGATAGGTCGACTGTGCAGCCCATCGGCAGTACGCGGTAGGTATCGACGTAGTTGTGCAGGGCGAGGCCCATCTGTTTGAGGTTGTTTTTGCACTGCATCCTCCGGGCAGCTTCCCGAGCTTGTTGCACGGCTGGCAACAACAAAGCGATCAGGACACCAATAATGGCGATCACGACTAAAAGTTCAACAAGCGTGAAACCTTCGCGTGGCGATTTCCGTGGGGTTGGAAAAATCGTCATGCTTCTCGAGTTCCTTGGATAACGGGGCATGGCACATCTGGTGCCCCTGGATCTAGTTAACCGCGTCCTAGACAATTTCCTCCAACAAAGCGGGACGCACTTTGCCCTGTTCGGCAAATTTGATACCCAGTCTAGGTGGAGTCCACTCTTTTTCTAGGGGCCATTTCGTGATTTCGCGAGAACAAGGCAGGAATCTGAAGACGATTGAGAATGCGAACCGAGTAGTATTGCGCAGAGTCCTTGATTGAGGCGAGATTGTCCTGTGTTGTTGTCGACTCGGACGACAACCATGTCGTTCTTGATAACACATTTGTGGTGTGACCAATGAGCTAGCGAGGTATTGATGGACGCGATCATCGACCTGTTTGAAGGCCTTCAACGAATGTCGCCGGGCAGCGAAGCGACAACCTCCGAGGCGATCGCGACGGCAACCCAAGGACGAACCTGGCGATCGCTCGTCGAGTTTGGCTGTGGTCGCGGTATCTCGACGATGCTGCTGGCCGAGCAGACTTCCGCGAAGATCACGGCAGTCGATACCTGCGGTGCTTTCCTACAGCAACTGCAAGTCGAAGCGGCGACGCGAGGCTATGCCGATCGCGTTCACATCCGTCAGCAAAGCATGGATACCACTTGGCCAGAAGGGACCTCATTCGATGCGGTCTGGTGCGAAGGTTCCGTCTACAGCATTGGGCTCGACAACGCTTTGCGATTGTGGCATCCACTTCTCAGCCCAGGCGGGGTTCTGGCTGTCAGTGATCTGGTCTGGCTGACGGACTCCCCCGACCCGGAAGCCGACGCCTATTGGAAACGGCAAGGCGTCTCACTTCGCTCGCGCGGGGAGATCGAGCAGTTGTTGCCTGAGCATGGATTTCGATTGCTGAGTAGCTTCGTGTTTCCCGATAGCGATTGGCAGAACTATTACGGGCCGATCTCTCAGCGGCTTGAAACCTGGATCGATGGCTATACCGACCGCCAGGAGGCGGAACTGGTCGCGGCGGCTTTCGAGGAGGAAATGGCGACATATTCACGGTTTGGGCAGCAATACGGCTACGTCTTTTTCCTGGCCGAGGTTTAAACGGTTGAATCACGCGGGAAAACAGAGGATGGTATAGGGAAATCACCTCGCTCCCTCCCCCTAGAGATTCGATCATGCCACGTCTCTTGTTGTCGCTCTTGCTGCTGGTTGCGTGCAGCACGTCGTCGTTCGCTGCCGAAAAGCCGAACTTCCTTTGGATCATGTCGGAAGACAACTCGAGCCACTTTCTGAAATGGTTCGATCCGACCGGCGCATCCACGCCGAACATCGAAGCCCTCGCCAAAGAAGGGCTCACCTATGACAACGCGTTTTCAAATGCCCCGGTGTGCAGCGTCGCGCGGACGACGTTGATTACCTCGTGCTATGCACCGCGGATTGGGACCTTTCATCATCGTAAGAGCTTCATCGTGCCGATGCCGGAAGGCTTAAAGATGTTCCCCGCCTATCTGCGAGAAGCAGGCTACTACACGACCAACAACAGCAAAGAAGATTACAACGCTCAGAAGTCGAAGGACGTCTGGGACGAGTCTTCGCGTAAGGCCTCGTGGCGAAATCGAAAGCCTGGGCAGCCGTTCTTCCATGTGCAAACCTACACGACGACGCACGAAAGTTCGTTGCACTTTCCTGCCGCTGATATCGACAACAAACCGAATGAGAACGATGCCGAATCGGTGTTTGTCGCGCCCTATCATCCGCAAAGCAAAGAGTTCAAATACACCTATGCCCGTTACCACGATCGAATCCAGCAAATGGATCAACAGGTCGGTAAGCTGGTCGATCAGTTGCGGGAAGATGGCTTGCTCGATTCGACGTTCGTCTTTTACTTCGCCGATCATGGCGGCGTGTTGCCACGTAGCAAGGGTTATGCCTACGACACCGGTTTGCATGTCCCGCTGGTGATCCGTGTGCCCGAGAAGTTCCGCGAGCAACTGCCGCAGACGACCGGCAGCCGCATCGAGTCGTTCGTCAGCTTTGTCGACTTCGGCCCGACGGTGCTGAACCTGGCAGGCGCGAAGGTGCCTGATCAGATCGATGGTCACGCGTTCCTTGGTTTAGGTGAGCAGCAGTTGGTCGAGAGCGACGAGTCGTTTGGCTACGCCGATCGCTTTGATGAAAAGTACGACATGGTGCGAACGCTGCGAAAGGGCAAGTATCGCTACATTCGCAACTACCAGCGATTCAACTTCGACGGATTGATGAACAACTATCGCTACAAGATGGTTGCTTACCAGAACTGGAAAGAATGGTTCGATGCCCAGAAGCTCGATGGCCTGCAAAGTCAGTTCTTCCAGGCCCGACCGGCTGAGATGCTGTTCGACGTTTCGGAAGAT harbors:
- a CDS encoding sulfatase-like hydrolase/transferase; translated protein: MPRLLLSLLLLVACSTSSFAAEKPNFLWIMSEDNSSHFLKWFDPTGASTPNIEALAKEGLTYDNAFSNAPVCSVARTTLITSCYAPRIGTFHHRKSFIVPMPEGLKMFPAYLREAGYYTTNNSKEDYNAQKSKDVWDESSRKASWRNRKPGQPFFHVQTYTTTHESSLHFPAADIDNKPNENDAESVFVAPYHPQSKEFKYTYARYHDRIQQMDQQVGKLVDQLREDGLLDSTFVFYFADHGGVLPRSKGYAYDTGLHVPLVIRVPEKFREQLPQTTGSRIESFVSFVDFGPTVLNLAGAKVPDQIDGHAFLGLGEQQLVESDESFGYADRFDEKYDMVRTLRKGKYRYIRNYQRFNFDGLMNNYRYKMVAYQNWKEWFDAQKLDGLQSQFFQARPAEMLFDVSEDPYEIDDLAGDPKHQEVLEELRGRLDEIVVGMPDLGFYPESYLAEKAATNPVAFGQQHKADIAAMQQIANLQLGSFADAQSDIAKALASSDPWQRYWGVIACSGHGAEALPLKETLVKLAESDPENLVRVRAIEYLALYAGQDPAEAMGKALENAKTATEANLILNSVVLLRDGSPGYSFSIRRQQVEHLKQNRGELERRLEYLDPK